One window from the genome of Haladaptatus paucihalophilus DX253 encodes:
- a CDS encoding DUF7314 family protein yields MADEFAKGLGIAATAGLAWMVLSGWYTTPGFEDTQLIGEVPSGLGMYGNLALILREATFWLAIFGMVFFWLVIPVLRQVRQSRA; encoded by the coding sequence ATGGCTGACGAATTCGCAAAGGGACTCGGTATCGCGGCCACCGCAGGGCTTGCATGGATGGTTCTCTCGGGTTGGTACACCACCCCCGGGTTCGAGGATACACAACTCATCGGGGAAGTCCCCAGCGGCTTGGGCATGTACGGGAATCTGGCCCTCATCCTTCGCGAGGCGACCTTCTGGCTCGCCATCTTCGGGATGGTGTTCTTCTGGCTCGTCATCCCGGTCCTGCGACAGGTTCGCCAGTCTCGCGCGTAA
- a CDS encoding isopentenyl phosphate kinase produces the protein MSLTVLKLGGSVITDKDRPDTLDGEMLDYVADAVGDAQIDDLVLVHGAGSFGHHHASEHGVSKTVGSSDVAAVIDIHGAMETLDQFVLSRLHERDVPAVPVHPFSVASRDSDAELSLPVQQIATMLGEGFVPVLYGDVVVHEGKGVTIVSGDELVTSVARQLDADRVGFCSTVPGVLDEDDAVIPEITSYESVADVLGESESTDVTGGMAGKVAALLELGAPASIFAPDDLTAFLDGENPGTRIDG, from the coding sequence ATGAGCCTCACCGTCCTCAAACTCGGCGGAAGCGTCATCACGGACAAAGACCGTCCCGACACGCTGGACGGGGAGATGTTGGACTACGTTGCGGATGCGGTGGGCGATGCGCAAATCGACGACCTCGTGCTCGTTCACGGCGCCGGTAGTTTCGGCCACCACCACGCCAGCGAGCACGGCGTTTCGAAAACGGTGGGAAGCAGTGACGTCGCGGCGGTTATCGACATCCACGGCGCGATGGAGACGCTCGACCAGTTCGTGCTCTCCCGCCTCCACGAACGCGACGTTCCCGCCGTCCCCGTTCATCCGTTCTCCGTCGCGTCCCGTGATTCGGACGCGGAGCTCTCGCTTCCGGTCCAGCAGATTGCGACGATGCTCGGAGAAGGGTTCGTTCCCGTCCTTTACGGCGATGTCGTCGTCCACGAGGGTAAGGGCGTCACCATCGTCAGCGGCGACGAACTCGTCACGTCCGTTGCACGGCAACTCGACGCGGACCGCGTTGGCTTCTGTTCGACCGTTCCCGGCGTCCTCGACGAAGACGACGCCGTAATCCCCGAAATAACGTCCTACGAGTCGGTCGCGGACGTGCTCGGTGAAAGCGAATCGACCGACGTGACCGGCGGAATGGCTGGCAAGGTCGCCGCACTGCTCGAACTCGGTGCGCCCGCGTCTATCTTCGCCCCGGACGACCTGACGGCGTTTCTCGACGGGGAGAATCCGGGGACGAGAATCGACGGGTGA
- the mvk gene encoding mevalonate kinase: MTVSSAPGKVYLFGEHAVVYGEPAVPCAIERRASVTVEARDDDRLRVHAKDLSIDGFTVEYSSETNATPDVNVSESLVRAGVGYIDAAIEQARDATDTPDAGFDITVESNIPLGAGLGSSAAVTVAAIDAATRELGVTLSSDEIADRAYKAELAVQDGEASRADTYCCATGGAVRVEGDDCRSIEAPDLPIVVGFDGGAGDTGKLVAGVRALRDEYDFAAETVENIGDIVRQGEQVLADGDLDELGKLMNFNHGLLEALGVSSRSLDNMVWAARDAGAMGAKLTGAGGGGCIVALDPTDETKTALRFTPGCEDAFRAELDTEGVRVE, encoded by the coding sequence ATGACCGTTTCCAGCGCCCCGGGGAAGGTGTATCTCTTTGGGGAACACGCCGTCGTGTACGGCGAACCCGCCGTCCCGTGCGCCATCGAGCGCCGGGCGAGCGTAACCGTCGAAGCGCGGGACGACGACCGACTCCGCGTGCACGCCAAGGATCTGAGTATCGACGGATTCACCGTCGAGTACAGCAGCGAGACGAACGCCACGCCCGACGTGAACGTCTCGGAGTCGCTCGTCAGGGCCGGTGTCGGCTACATCGACGCCGCGATAGAACAGGCACGCGATGCGACCGATACGCCGGACGCGGGATTCGACATCACCGTGGAGAGCAACATCCCGCTCGGTGCGGGTCTCGGCTCCTCCGCCGCCGTGACCGTCGCCGCAATCGACGCCGCGACCCGCGAGCTCGGCGTGACGCTCTCATCGGACGAAATCGCGGACCGTGCGTACAAAGCTGAACTCGCGGTGCAGGACGGCGAAGCGTCGCGCGCGGACACCTACTGCTGTGCCACCGGCGGCGCGGTTCGCGTCGAGGGCGACGACTGTCGGTCCATCGAGGCACCCGACCTCCCCATCGTTGTCGGCTTCGACGGCGGCGCGGGCGACACCGGAAAACTCGTGGCCGGGGTCCGGGCGCTCCGCGACGAGTACGATTTCGCCGCCGAAACCGTCGAGAACATCGGCGATATCGTTCGACAAGGCGAACAGGTGCTCGCCGACGGCGACCTCGACGAACTCGGTAAGCTGATGAACTTCAATCACGGTCTGCTGGAGGCGCTCGGCGTCTCCTCGCGCTCGCTCGACAACATGGTCTGGGCGGCCCGCGACGCGGGTGCGATGGGGGCGAAACTCACGGGTGCGGGCGGCGGCGGCTGTATCGTCGCCCTCGACCCGACGGACGAGACGAAGACGGCGCTCCGGTTCACGCCCGGCTGTGAGGACGCCTTCCGCGCGGAACTCGACACCGAAGGGGTGCGCGTCGAATGA
- a CDS encoding methyl-accepting chemotaxis protein — protein MRDEIYPGGDLDAGSFWRHAFENLIVLYPEPAFVIDKHGTVTHWNRRVEDLMGYSADEAIGMPAYELFGTDGETETLAEAVVRTGEVIRESDIRAATAASGETIHGRTLGVPITTPDGECVGAVEVITRVTELIEQRESVRRLQEQMTDEVEGAVAELRESAADVADDSQSIRELAHDQSQNLGDVQSEVATFSATIEEIASSAEEVSSQSTETKTLAETSADAAVETLATVDDVSESAQEVVTDANELEDRIDEIDEIVEVIDNIAKQTNLLALNANIEAARAGAEGDGFAVVANEIKDLAEQSKERVEQIEAIVNDIRETALDTVESVEATNDGIVAATEEIETVVENQQSIVTAIQETDVGITEIADATDEQAASAEEIATIIDNSVRRSEEVSDSVESIATANEQQTEMVADLEQRIHALETEIEQSLD, from the coding sequence GTGAGAGATGAGATATATCCCGGCGGCGACCTCGACGCTGGGTCGTTCTGGCGGCACGCGTTCGAAAATCTGATCGTGCTGTACCCGGAACCGGCGTTCGTCATCGATAAACACGGAACGGTAACGCACTGGAATCGAAGGGTGGAGGACCTCATGGGGTATTCCGCGGATGAGGCAATCGGCATGCCAGCCTACGAACTGTTCGGAACCGACGGGGAAACCGAAACGCTCGCGGAAGCCGTCGTTCGAACGGGCGAGGTTATCCGCGAATCGGACATCCGCGCCGCGACCGCGGCGAGCGGCGAGACGATTCACGGGCGCACACTGGGCGTCCCAATAACCACGCCCGACGGCGAGTGCGTCGGTGCCGTCGAGGTCATCACCCGTGTCACCGAACTCATCGAGCAGCGGGAATCCGTTCGGAGGCTCCAAGAACAGATGACCGACGAGGTGGAGGGCGCCGTCGCCGAACTCCGGGAGTCCGCCGCGGACGTCGCAGACGACTCCCAATCCATCCGCGAATTAGCGCACGACCAATCCCAAAACCTCGGGGACGTTCAATCGGAGGTCGCTACCTTCAGCGCGACCATCGAGGAGATCGCTTCGAGCGCGGAGGAGGTCAGCAGTCAGAGCACCGAAACCAAAACCCTCGCGGAAACGTCAGCCGACGCCGCGGTCGAAACCCTCGCCACGGTCGATGACGTCTCCGAGAGCGCACAGGAAGTTGTCACCGACGCGAACGAACTCGAAGACCGTATCGACGAGATAGACGAAATCGTCGAAGTCATCGACAACATCGCAAAGCAGACCAACCTGCTCGCGTTGAACGCGAACATCGAAGCGGCGCGCGCCGGAGCGGAGGGCGACGGCTTCGCCGTCGTCGCAAACGAGATCAAAGACCTCGCCGAGCAGTCGAAAGAACGCGTCGAACAGATCGAAGCCATCGTCAACGATATCCGAGAAACCGCGCTCGATACGGTCGAGAGCGTCGAGGCCACCAACGACGGTATCGTCGCGGCGACCGAGGAGATAGAAACCGTCGTCGAGAACCAGCAATCCATCGTCACCGCGATTCAGGAAACCGACGTGGGAATCACGGAAATCGCGGACGCGACCGACGAACAGGCCGCGAGCGCGGAGGAGATAGCGACCATCATCGACAACAGCGTTCGCCGGAGCGAAGAGGTGTCGGATTCGGTCGAAAGCATCGCCACCGCCAACGAACAGCAGACGGAGATGGTCGCCGACTTGGAACAGCGGATTCACGCCCTCGAAACCGAAATCGAACAGTCGCTGGACTGA
- the rpsB gene encoding 30S ribosomal protein S2, which produces MSDNESEQVEEETDGLDAAEEEIDAEPTGESGAEPAVDPDEDVAAQADETEEEDEPQFDEDVLGDEEADLLIPVEDYLGAGVHIGTQQKTEDMERFIHRVRTDGLYVLDVSKTDQRIRTAANFLADYNPEQILVTSSRQYGRFPAEKFADAVGARARTGRFIPGTLTNPKYDGYIEPDVVVVTDPIGDAQAVKEAITVGIPVIAMCDSNNSTSNVDLVVPTNNKGRKALSVVYWLLANETLDRRGAEPTYSLDDFESEI; this is translated from the coding sequence ATGAGCGATAACGAATCCGAACAGGTAGAAGAAGAAACGGACGGTCTCGACGCCGCGGAAGAGGAGATCGACGCGGAGCCGACCGGCGAGTCCGGTGCGGAACCGGCAGTCGACCCTGACGAAGACGTCGCCGCACAGGCGGACGAGACCGAAGAAGAAGACGAACCGCAGTTCGACGAGGACGTCCTCGGCGACGAGGAGGCGGACCTCCTCATCCCCGTCGAGGACTACCTCGGCGCAGGTGTCCACATCGGTACCCAGCAGAAGACCGAGGACATGGAGCGGTTCATCCACCGCGTTCGAACGGACGGCCTGTACGTCCTCGACGTGAGCAAGACGGACCAGCGAATCCGCACGGCGGCGAACTTCCTCGCCGACTACAACCCCGAGCAGATTCTGGTCACGTCCTCGCGCCAGTACGGTCGGTTCCCGGCCGAAAAGTTCGCCGATGCGGTCGGCGCACGTGCCCGCACGGGTCGATTCATCCCGGGTACGCTGACGAACCCGAAATACGACGGCTACATCGAGCCGGACGTCGTGGTCGTCACGGACCCCATCGGAGACGCACAGGCGGTCAAGGAGGCCATCACGGTCGGCATCCCCGTCATCGCCATGTGTGACTCCAACAACAGCACGAGCAACGTCGACCTCGTCGTCCCGACGAACAACAAAGGTCGCAAGGCGCTGTCGGTCGTCTACTGGCTGCTCGCCAACGAGACGCTCGACCGCCGCGGTGCGGAACCCACCTACTCGCTCGACGACTTCGAGAGCGAGATTTAA
- the eno gene encoding phosphopyruvate hydratase, with protein sequence MTRIESVRLRQILDSRGNTTVEADILTESGGFGRAAAPSGASTGEYEAIELDTSEAIASAREHAVPRLEGAVYVGDQRDVDRTLRAADGTDNFSEIGANSAVAISMAAAKAAADVLGAPLYQHLGGAFRGDNYPIPLGNVIGGGEHAADATAIQEFLSAPVGAPSVQDAVFANAAVHSEVADILAERGVPSAKGDEGAWAPSIDDDDAFEVMDEAVSTVSDEFGFEIRFGLDVAAAEMYDADADEYQYRDRTRSTDEQIEYIADLVDEYDLAYVEDPLDENDYEGFAKLTDKVGEKTLVCGDDLFVTNVERLSEGIEKGAGNSILIKPNQIGTLSDAFDAVELAVENGYDPVISHRSGETEDTTIAHLAVATDAPFIKTGTVGGERTAKLNELIRIEQNVSRL encoded by the coding sequence ATGACGCGCATCGAGAGCGTTCGGCTCCGTCAGATACTCGACTCGCGTGGGAACACCACGGTCGAAGCCGACATCCTGACCGAGAGCGGTGGATTCGGTCGTGCCGCCGCACCGAGCGGTGCGAGCACGGGCGAGTACGAGGCCATCGAACTCGACACGAGCGAGGCAATCGCGTCCGCTCGTGAGCACGCCGTTCCGCGTCTCGAAGGAGCCGTCTACGTCGGCGACCAGCGCGACGTGGACCGAACCCTCCGTGCTGCGGACGGAACGGACAATTTCTCCGAAATCGGCGCGAACAGCGCCGTCGCTATCAGCATGGCCGCCGCGAAAGCCGCGGCGGACGTGCTCGGTGCACCGCTCTACCAGCACCTCGGCGGTGCGTTCCGCGGCGACAACTACCCGATACCGCTCGGTAACGTCATCGGGGGTGGCGAACACGCCGCCGACGCCACGGCGATTCAGGAGTTTCTCTCCGCGCCGGTCGGCGCACCGAGCGTCCAAGACGCGGTGTTCGCCAACGCGGCCGTTCACTCGGAAGTCGCGGACATCCTCGCCGAGCGGGGAGTCCCCTCGGCGAAGGGTGACGAAGGCGCGTGGGCGCCGTCCATCGACGACGACGACGCGTTCGAAGTGATGGACGAAGCCGTCTCGACCGTCTCCGACGAGTTCGGATTCGAGATTCGATTCGGTCTCGACGTGGCCGCAGCCGAGATGTACGATGCCGACGCCGACGAGTACCAGTACCGCGACCGGACGCGCTCGACCGACGAGCAGATCGAGTACATCGCGGATCTCGTGGACGAGTACGACCTCGCGTACGTCGAGGACCCGTTGGACGAAAACGACTACGAAGGGTTCGCGAAACTCACCGACAAGGTGGGCGAGAAGACGCTCGTCTGTGGTGACGACCTGTTCGTCACGAACGTCGAACGACTGTCCGAGGGCATCGAGAAGGGTGCCGGAAATAGCATCCTCATCAAGCCGAATCAGATCGGCACGCTTTCGGACGCGTTCGATGCCGTCGAACTCGCGGTCGAGAACGGGTACGACCCGGTCATCTCGCATCGAAGCGGTGAAACCGAGGACACGACGATTGCACACCTCGCCGTAGCGACCGACGCACCGTTCATCAAGACGGGGACGGTCGGCGGCGAGCGAACCGCAAAACTCAACGAACTCATCCGAATCGAGCAGAACGTATCACGATTATGA
- a CDS encoding DNA-directed RNA polymerase subunit K, whose translation MAQQQYSRYEKARILGARALQVSYGAPVLIETQESQPILIAAEEYDAGVLPFSVRREEAE comes from the coding sequence ATGGCTCAACAACAATACTCCCGATACGAAAAAGCACGAATCCTCGGTGCGCGAGCGCTGCAGGTGTCGTATGGCGCTCCCGTCCTCATCGAGACGCAAGAGTCCCAGCCGATACTCATCGCGGCCGAGGAGTACGACGCTGGCGTGCTGCCGTTCTCCGTCCGGCGTGAGGAGGCAGAATGA